The nucleotide sequence CCACACCGACGTGTGGGTGTCGATGGGCCAGGAGGCCGAGGCGGCCGACCGCAGGCGGGCCTTCGACGGCTTCACCGTGGACGAGGCGCTCATGGCCCGCGCCGCCCCGCGCGCGGTGGTTCTGCACTGCCTACCCGCGCGTCGGGGCGAGGAGATCGCGGCCAGCGTCGTCGACGGGCCCAGTAGCGCGGTGTGGCGTCAGGCCGAGAACCGCCTTCATGCCGCGCGCGGCCTGCTGCTGTGGCTCCTGGACACTGAGCGAGACACCGGCGCGGCGTCGCCGGCGGCCGCGTCACCGGGTCCAGGCCGATGAAGCTGGCGAAGAGCCAGCGACAGCACCGCATCGCCCGGATCCTGGAGGGGCATGCCGTGACGAGCCAGCCCCAGCTCGTCGAGCTGTTGGCCGCAGAGGACGTGGAGGCGACCCAGGCCACCGTGTCGCGGGATCTCGAGGAGCTGGGCGCGGTCAAGGTCCGGGTGCCGGGCGGGGACAGCGTCTATGCCGTCCCCGAGCTGCCCCGGGACCAGGTGGCGCCGGAGGACCACCTCCGCCGGGTCCTGGCGGACTGGGTGGTCGAGGTGGTGCACTCGGCCAACGTGGTCGTGCTGCGGACCCCGCCAGGGTCGGCCCACGTGGTCGGGTCGGCGCTCGACCGGGCCGGGCTCGACGGGGTCATCGGTAGCGTGGCGGGCGACGACACCGTGCTCGTGGTGGCGTCCGAGGGGGCGGGAGGGGCCGACGTGGCCCGACGGCTCGCCGCCCGGGCCGGTCTCTGATCGCGTCGGCCCGAGCAGACAGAACGAGAGGAGCGTTGCGTTGCCCAAGAGAGTGGTCCTGGCTTACAGCGGGGGTCTCGACACGTCGGTGGCCGTGCGGTGGCTGGGCGAGGAGATGGGTATGGAGGTCATCGCCCTGGCCGCGGATGTGGGACAGGGCGGTGACTTCGAGGGACTCCGTCAGCGGGCGTTGGCCGCCGGCGCCGTGGAAGCCGTCGTCGTGGACGCGCGCGAGGAGTTCGCGCGCGACTTCGTCGCTCCCGCCCTGCGGGCGAATGCCCGCTACGAGGGAAAGTACCCCCTCGTGTCGGCCCTCTCGCGGCCCCTCATCGTCCGGCACCTGGTGGCCGCCGCTCGGGAGCACGGGGCCGATGCCGTCGCCCACGGCTGCACGGGCAAGGGCAACGACCAGGTCCGCTTCGAGGTGTCGACCCGAGCCCTGGCACCCGACCTGCAGACCGTGGCGCCCGTCCGAGGCT is from Acidimicrobiales bacterium and encodes:
- the argR gene encoding arginine repressor, whose amino-acid sequence is MKLAKSQRQHRIARILEGHAVTSQPQLVELLAAEDVEATQATVSRDLEELGAVKVRVPGGDSVYAVPELPRDQVAPEDHLRRVLADWVVEVVHSANVVVLRTPPGSAHVVGSALDRAGLDGVIGSVAGDDTVLVVASEGAGGADVARRLAARAGL